A DNA window from Mesorhizobium sp. C432A contains the following coding sequences:
- a CDS encoding His/Gly/Thr/Pro-type tRNA ligase C-terminal domain-containing protein, which translates to MRPRLRRDLRRLHQRRQGCALRRHRPAAGRQVRHRRPDRPALAVIVGPRGVAAGEIEIKNRRTGERETLPVAEARKRFGATA; encoded by the coding sequence GTGCGACCGCGTTTGCGGCGAGATCTACGCCGCCTTCACCAACGCCGGCAAGGATGTGCTTTACGACGACACCGACCAGCGGCCGGGCGGCAAGTTCGCCACCGCCGACCTGATCGGCCTGCCCTGGCAGTGATCGTCGGGCCGCGCGGCGTGGCCGCCGGCGAGATCGAGATCAAGAACCGCCGGACCGGCGAGCGCGAGACGCTGCCGGTCGCGGAGGCCAGGAAACGCTTCGGTGCAACCGCATGA
- a CDS encoding lipoprotein-releasing ABC transporter permease subunit, with protein sequence MSEAAAAKSSVAQSPVGKSPVAKSPVTKSPVAGPFSMFERMVAWRYLRSRRKETVISVIASISFLGIMLGVATLIVVMAVMNGFRAELLTRILGVNGHLIVQPLDSPLEDYAQVAARINGVAGVKYAIPLIDGQVLAQGNVGGGMGALVRGIRAEDLGKIAIVAQNVKQGTLDGFDSGEGVAIGKRMAENLGLVLGDTITLISPDGDVTPMGTTPRLKGYKVAAIFEVGMSEYDSSIVYMPFSEAQLYFNMDGRAQTIEIYVDNPDNVDALKPLVDAAAQRPIDMVDWRQRNETFFSALQVERNVMFMILTLIVLVAALNIISGLIMLVKDKGHDIAILRTMGASRGAILRIFLMTGAAIGVTGTLAGVLLGVLICTNIESIRQFFSWMTGKVLFNPELYFLSQLPAKMDPRETTYVILMALGLSFLATVFPAWRAARLDPVEALRYE encoded by the coding sequence ATGAGCGAAGCCGCGGCAGCGAAGTCTTCGGTAGCCCAGTCTCCGGTTGGCAAGTCTCCGGTCGCCAAGTCTCCGGTCACCAAGTCTCCGGTCGCCGGCCCGTTCTCCATGTTCGAACGCATGGTCGCCTGGCGTTATTTGCGGTCGCGCCGCAAGGAGACGGTGATCTCGGTCATCGCCTCGATCTCCTTCCTAGGCATCATGCTGGGCGTCGCCACGCTGATCGTCGTCATGGCTGTCATGAATGGGTTTCGAGCCGAACTTCTGACCCGCATCCTCGGCGTCAACGGCCATCTGATCGTGCAGCCGCTGGATTCGCCGCTTGAGGATTATGCGCAGGTCGCAGCCCGCATCAACGGCGTGGCCGGCGTCAAATACGCGATCCCGCTGATCGACGGCCAGGTGCTGGCGCAGGGCAATGTCGGCGGCGGCATGGGCGCGCTGGTGCGCGGTATCAGGGCCGAAGACCTCGGCAAGATCGCCATCGTCGCCCAAAACGTCAAGCAAGGCACGCTTGACGGCTTCGACTCCGGCGAGGGCGTCGCCATCGGCAAGCGCATGGCGGAGAATCTCGGCCTTGTGCTCGGCGACACCATCACGCTGATCTCGCCGGACGGCGATGTGACGCCGATGGGCACGACGCCGCGGCTGAAGGGCTACAAGGTGGCGGCGATCTTCGAGGTCGGCATGTCGGAGTATGACAGCTCCATCGTCTACATGCCGTTTTCCGAAGCGCAGCTCTATTTCAACATGGACGGCAGGGCGCAGACGATCGAGATCTATGTCGACAACCCCGATAATGTCGATGCGCTGAAACCGCTGGTCGATGCGGCGGCGCAGCGGCCGATCGATATGGTCGACTGGCGCCAGCGCAACGAGACGTTCTTTTCCGCACTGCAGGTCGAACGCAACGTCATGTTCATGATCCTGACGCTGATCGTGCTGGTGGCGGCGCTCAACATCATTTCGGGCCTGATCATGCTGGTGAAGGACAAGGGCCACGACATCGCCATCCTGCGCACGATGGGCGCCTCGCGCGGCGCCATCCTGCGCATCTTCCTGATGACGGGTGCTGCGATCGGCGTAACCGGCACGCTCGCCGGCGTGCTGCTCGGGGTGCTCATCTGCACCAACATCGAATCCATCCGCCAGTTCTTCTCCTGGATGACCGGCAAGGTGCTGTTCAATCCGGAACTCTATTTCCTCAGCCAGCTGCCGGCAAAGATGGACCCGCGCGAGACCACCTATGTCATCCTGATGGCGCTCGGCCTGTCCTTCCTGGCAACAGTGTTTCCGGCATGGCGCGCCGCACGGCTCGATCCGGTCGAGGCCTTGAGATACGAATGA
- a CDS encoding ABC transporter ATP-binding protein: protein MKSEIIIELKSVERHYVQGPRKLTILNGADFSLKRGEMVALVAPSGTGKSTLLHTAGLLERPDAGDVILAGRACGRLSDDERTAIRRNDVGFVYQFHHLLPEFSALENIMMPQLIKGLSRKESSERAAQLLDYMQIGKRASHRPSELSGGEQQRVAIARAVANAPLLLLADEPTGNLDPVTASYVFEALGALVKQSGLAALIATHNHELASRMDRRVTLADGKVVPL from the coding sequence ATGAAGTCCGAGATCATTATCGAGCTGAAGAGCGTCGAGCGGCACTATGTCCAGGGGCCGCGCAAGCTCACCATTTTGAACGGCGCCGACTTTTCGCTGAAACGCGGCGAGATGGTGGCGCTGGTGGCGCCGTCGGGCACCGGCAAGTCGACGCTGCTGCACACGGCGGGCCTGCTCGAGCGCCCCGACGCCGGCGACGTCATTCTGGCCGGCCGCGCCTGCGGACGGCTCTCCGACGACGAACGCACGGCAATCCGCCGCAACGATGTCGGCTTCGTCTATCAGTTCCATCATCTGCTGCCGGAGTTTTCGGCGCTCGAAAACATCATGATGCCGCAGCTGATCAAAGGGCTTTCGCGCAAGGAGTCGTCGGAGCGCGCAGCACAGCTGCTCGACTATATGCAGATCGGCAAGCGCGCGTCGCACCGTCCGTCGGAGCTGTCCGGCGGCGAACAGCAGCGCGTCGCCATCGCCCGTGCCGTCGCCAATGCGCCCTTGCTGCTGCTCGCCGACGAGCCGACCGGCAATCTCGACCCGGTCACCGCCTCCTATGTCTTCGAGGCGCTTGGCGCGCTGGTCAAGCAGTCCGGCCTTGCCGCGCTGATCGCGACCCACAATCACGAACTCGCCTCGCGCATGGACCGCCGGGTGACGTTGGCGGATGGCAAGGTCGTTCCGTTGTAG
- a CDS encoding peptidase M50, whose translation MSPIVTALLVAGNLGLIFLLMTAPLGLRTVRLSRVVAVDRQRLWQALWPLGSDAGWSGEILSAQPLDGQGTARILLSWEGRDGQPIERRSRFEDVVEGSRFSMRVIEDTALDASFWKDFYETTELTSEGAGTRVTLSQTDRYRGVAFLVFRYFAMRRELGKLEVWARTGQYRKGGWFEHPLSQLGFAVLSAFILWPFFGLNLGGLALAAILTSVVALHELGHMAAFRLTGHRKARMIFIPLLGGLAIGGRPYDSRFEVAFVALMGAGFSAFLVPLLIVASGLASGEGHRLAAALLATLAGFAALFNIANLVPVWKFDGGQVLRQICPGPVALALASFSLLSALLWLGWLAGFSQTFLLVAGAVFAILSLMTVGSGVKPRHELKPIRIFDRFAIAGALLAVFAIHGFGLLWASARLL comes from the coding sequence GTGTCGCCGATCGTGACGGCCCTTCTCGTGGCCGGTAATCTCGGACTGATTTTCCTTCTGATGACTGCGCCGCTCGGTTTGCGCACGGTGCGGCTGAGCCGCGTGGTTGCCGTGGACCGGCAGCGCCTCTGGCAGGCGCTGTGGCCGCTCGGCAGCGATGCCGGCTGGTCCGGCGAGATACTCTCGGCCCAGCCGCTGGACGGGCAGGGCACGGCCCGCATCCTGCTGTCCTGGGAGGGCCGGGACGGCCAGCCGATCGAGCGAAGGTCGCGCTTCGAGGACGTCGTCGAAGGCAGTCGTTTTTCGATGCGGGTCATCGAGGATACCGCGCTCGACGCGTCGTTCTGGAAGGATTTTTATGAGACCACTGAACTCACCTCGGAAGGTGCCGGCACGCGGGTGACGCTCAGCCAGACCGATCGCTATCGCGGCGTCGCCTTCTTGGTGTTCCGCTACTTCGCCATGCGCCGCGAGCTCGGCAAGCTGGAGGTCTGGGCGAGGACCGGACAATATCGCAAGGGCGGTTGGTTCGAGCATCCGCTGAGCCAGCTCGGTTTCGCCGTTCTTTCGGCTTTCATCCTGTGGCCGTTCTTCGGGCTCAATCTCGGCGGCCTGGCGCTGGCCGCGATCCTGACCTCGGTGGTCGCCCTGCATGAGCTCGGCCACATGGCGGCCTTTCGGCTGACCGGTCATCGCAAGGCGCGGATGATCTTTATCCCGCTGCTCGGCGGCCTCGCCATTGGTGGCCGGCCTTATGACAGCCGCTTCGAGGTCGCCTTCGTGGCGCTGATGGGCGCCGGCTTTTCCGCGTTCCTGGTTCCGCTGCTGATCGTCGCCAGCGGGCTCGCATCCGGCGAGGGACATCGGCTTGCCGCGGCCCTTCTGGCGACGCTTGCCGGCTTTGCCGCATTGTTCAACATCGCCAATCTGGTGCCGGTTTGGAAATTCGACGGCGGCCAGGTACTGCGCCAGATCTGCCCGGGGCCGGTCGCCCTGGCGCTCGCCTCGTTTTCCCTGCTCTCGGCCTTGCTGTGGCTTGGCTGGCTGGCCGGCTTTTCCCAAACCTTTCTGCTGGTGGCGGGCGCCGTCTTTGCCATCCTCAGCCTGATGACAGTGGGTAGCGGGGTAAAACCGCGCCACGAATTGAAGCCGATCCGCATCTTCGACCGCTTCGCCATAGCCGGCGCGCTGCTGGCCGTCTTCGCCATTCACGGTTTCGGGCTGTTGTGGGCCTCGGCGCGGTTGCTTTGA
- the lipB gene encoding lipoyl(octanoyl) transferase LipB → MTERSQIATSFLPLPGSAPVEWRIEPSLTGYTDALALMEARAEAIRTGAAAEMVWLVEHPPLYTAGTSARIEDLIDPDRFPVFAAGRGGEYTYHGPGQRVAYVMLDLKRRREDVRAFVAALEQWIIGTLAAFNVRGERREDRVGVWVVRPERPSLPDGSPAEDKIAAIGIRLRRWVSFHGIAVNVEPDLSHFSGIVPCGVPDHGVTSLVDLGLPVTMADFDLALKSAFEDVFGAAESTSAEPARKAG, encoded by the coding sequence ATGACCGAACGCAGCCAGATCGCCACGTCGTTCCTGCCCTTGCCCGGGTCAGCGCCGGTCGAATGGCGCATCGAGCCTAGCCTGACCGGCTACACCGATGCGCTGGCCCTGATGGAAGCGCGCGCCGAGGCGATCCGCACGGGTGCGGCCGCCGAGATGGTCTGGCTGGTCGAGCATCCGCCGCTTTACACCGCCGGCACCAGCGCCCGCATCGAGGATTTGATCGACCCCGACCGTTTCCCGGTTTTTGCCGCGGGGCGCGGCGGCGAATACACCTATCACGGCCCGGGGCAGCGGGTTGCCTATGTCATGCTTGACCTGAAGCGCCGGCGCGAGGATGTGCGCGCCTTCGTCGCCGCGCTCGAGCAGTGGATCATCGGCACGCTTGCCGCCTTCAATGTACGCGGCGAACGCCGCGAGGACCGCGTCGGAGTCTGGGTGGTGCGGCCCGAGCGCCCGTCCCTGCCCGACGGCTCGCCGGCTGAAGACAAGATCGCGGCCATCGGCATCCGGCTGCGGCGCTGGGTGAGCTTTCATGGCATTGCCGTCAATGTCGAGCCGGATCTCAGCCACTTCAGCGGCATCGTGCCATGCGGCGTGCCGGATCACGGCGTCACCAGCCTCGTCGACCTCGGCCTGCCCGTGACCATGGCCGATTTCGACCTGGCGCTGAAATCCGCCTTCGAGGATGTTTTCGGGGCAGCGGAGTCAACTTCTGCAGAACCGGCTCGCAAGGCCGGCTGA
- a CDS encoding GcrA family cell cycle regulator: MHENIRPASRDVPLIQLGLNQCRFPVSEDRSVPGGYRFCAGPTSPDRVYCDHHHTVVTAVDPRRARPGLHFPQRRAA, from the coding sequence ATGCATGAAAATATCAGACCAGCGTCTAGAGACGTCCCCCTCATTCAGCTAGGCCTCAACCAGTGCCGCTTCCCGGTGAGCGAAGACCGCTCGGTACCCGGTGGCTACCGTTTTTGTGCCGGGCCAACGTCGCCGGATCGCGTCTATTGCGATCACCACCACACCGTCGTGACGGCCGTTGACCCTCGTCGAGCCCGTCCGGGTCTCCATTTCCCTCAACGACGCGCCGCTTAG
- a CDS encoding histidine kinase dimerization/phosphoacceptor domain -containing protein, giving the protein MTDSDKADAVEQLLDTPDLATALESDQFKKFLDQMPIAIAVSELIAKERVVYANPEFEKLSDLKAPKLARENWAALSGRGLHRQKDRPLAEAVVEDTDFVGTFRLERGEDKPAIVDVYSNVIEDDNGKLCFRLVALVDVTAHGETEDARPAEELIREKDTLLRELQHRVKNNLQMITALIRMETRNATEPDQKRFERLAGRVDALAILYQTLSADQQKDEVDLGVYLSQIASAVMASHAVEGIRLDLKVDTYPVSINVAMPTGLVVNELLTNALKHAFVGREGGTITLHSVVSGDGCRVTVADDGIGLPTGETWPRPGKLGSLIARSLTENAKAQFDVKSSAGEGTRVTIVFKRSAATD; this is encoded by the coding sequence ATGACAGACTCCGATAAGGCTGACGCTGTCGAGCAATTGCTCGATACGCCTGACCTCGCCACCGCGCTGGAAAGCGACCAGTTCAAGAAATTTCTCGACCAGATGCCGATCGCGATCGCCGTCTCGGAATTGATCGCGAAGGAGCGTGTCGTCTACGCCAATCCCGAATTCGAGAAGCTCTCGGACCTCAAGGCGCCGAAGCTTGCGCGGGAAAACTGGGCGGCCCTTTCCGGCAGGGGGCTTCATCGGCAGAAGGACAGGCCGCTCGCCGAGGCTGTCGTTGAAGACACCGATTTCGTCGGCACATTTCGTCTTGAGCGCGGCGAGGACAAGCCGGCAATCGTCGACGTTTATTCCAACGTGATCGAGGACGACAACGGCAAGCTCTGCTTCCGGCTGGTGGCGCTTGTCGACGTCACGGCACACGGTGAGACCGAGGACGCGCGACCCGCGGAAGAGCTCATCCGGGAGAAGGACACCCTGTTGCGCGAACTGCAGCACCGGGTGAAAAACAATCTGCAGATGATCACCGCTTTGATCCGGATGGAAACCCGCAACGCCACCGAACCGGACCAGAAGCGTTTCGAAAGGCTTGCCGGCCGGGTAGACGCATTGGCAATCCTTTACCAGACCTTGTCGGCTGACCAGCAGAAGGATGAGGTGGATCTTGGTGTGTATCTTAGCCAGATCGCGTCCGCCGTCATGGCGTCGCACGCAGTCGAAGGTATCCGCCTCGACCTTAAGGTGGATACCTATCCGGTATCCATCAACGTTGCCATGCCGACAGGCCTGGTCGTCAATGAGTTGCTGACCAACGCTCTCAAACATGCATTCGTCGGGCGCGAGGGCGGCACGATCACGCTGCACAGCGTCGTCAGCGGCGATGGTTGCCGGGTGACTGTCGCCGATGATGGGATCGGTCTGCCGACGGGTGAGACCTGGCCCAGGCCCGGCAAGCTCGGCTCCCTGATCGCGCGGTCGCTGACCGAAAATGCCAAGGCGCAATTCGACGTCAAGTCGAGTGCCGGCGAGGGAACCAGGGTCACCATCGTCTTCAAGCGATCGGCGGCGACGGACTGA
- a CDS encoding TauD/TfdA family dioxygenase: MTRLTPVEQIIPDADIVPLTGRVGAEIRNIRLSGDLPQQTVAAINQILLRHKVVFFRDQAHLDDAGQERFAQRLGDLVPHPTQGPVKGTASILELDSSRGGGRADQWHTDVTFVDAYPKFSVLRGVVIPPAGGDTIWSNTAAAYQDLPEPLKLLADNLWAVHSNVYDYAAVRPRASAAEKKHFEEVFTSTVYETEHPVVRVHPETGERSLLLGNFVQRLIGLSKSDSARLYEVFQSYVTAPENTVRWRWKAGDVVIWDNRATQHYAVNDYGDQHRVVRRATVDGDIPVSVDGRRSATRTKVAKPAADKAA, encoded by the coding sequence ATGACCAGACTTACCCCCGTAGAGCAGATCATCCCGGATGCCGATATTGTCCCGCTTACCGGACGCGTCGGCGCAGAGATCAGGAACATTCGGCTCTCCGGCGACCTGCCACAGCAGACGGTCGCGGCGATCAACCAGATCCTGTTGCGGCACAAGGTGGTGTTCTTCCGCGACCAGGCGCATCTCGACGATGCCGGGCAGGAGCGCTTTGCCCAGCGTCTCGGCGACCTCGTCCCGCATCCGACGCAAGGTCCCGTCAAGGGAACGGCGTCCATTCTCGAACTCGATTCCAGCCGTGGCGGCGGCCGTGCCGACCAATGGCATACCGACGTCACCTTCGTAGATGCCTATCCGAAATTCTCCGTTCTTCGCGGCGTCGTCATACCGCCGGCCGGCGGCGACACGATCTGGTCGAACACCGCGGCCGCCTACCAGGACCTGCCCGAGCCGTTGAAGCTGCTGGCGGACAATCTCTGGGCCGTTCACAGCAACGTCTACGACTACGCCGCGGTGCGGCCGCGTGCGAGCGCCGCGGAAAAGAAGCACTTCGAGGAGGTCTTCACCTCAACGGTCTACGAGACCGAGCATCCGGTCGTCCGCGTCCACCCCGAAACAGGCGAGCGCTCGTTGTTGCTCGGCAATTTCGTGCAACGGCTGATCGGTCTGTCCAAGAGCGATTCAGCGCGGCTCTACGAGGTATTCCAGTCCTATGTCACCGCGCCCGAGAACACCGTACGCTGGCGCTGGAAAGCCGGCGATGTGGTGATCTGGGACAACCGGGCCACGCAACACTATGCCGTCAACGACTATGGCGATCAGCACCGGGTGGTGCGTCGCGCCACGGTCGATGGCGATATTCCAGTCAGCGTCGACGGCCGCCGCAGCGCCACCCGCACCAAGGTCGCGAAGCCGGCAGCCGACAAGGCGGCATGA
- the sucD gene encoding succinate--CoA ligase subunit alpha yields MAILLNRSTRVIVQGFTGKIGSFHAEDMKRYGTKLVGGVTPGKGGQKHLGLPVFNTVKGAVRETRAEASIVFVPPPFAADSIMEAADAGIKLCVCITDGIPSQDMMQVKRYMLRYRYEDRMRLIGPNCAGVITPGQALIGIMPGSIYLPGRVGIVGRSGTLGYEAASQMKSLGIGVSTSVGIGGDPINGSSFKDMLKLFEQDDDTDAVVMIGEIGGPQEAEAAIWARDNMRKPLIAYIAGLSAPKGRRMGHAGAIISAFGESAQEKVEILKDAGVIIVPTPSSFGEVVAETLSRMKKAA; encoded by the coding sequence ATGGCAATCCTGCTCAACCGCAGCACCCGCGTCATCGTCCAGGGGTTCACCGGCAAGATCGGCAGCTTCCATGCCGAGGACATGAAACGCTATGGCACCAAGCTGGTCGGCGGCGTCACCCCCGGCAAAGGCGGCCAGAAGCATCTCGGCCTGCCTGTCTTCAACACGGTCAAGGGCGCGGTGCGCGAGACCCGCGCCGAGGCCAGCATCGTCTTCGTGCCGCCGCCCTTTGCCGCCGATTCGATCATGGAAGCGGCGGACGCCGGCATTAAACTCTGCGTCTGCATCACCGACGGCATCCCGTCGCAGGACATGATGCAGGTCAAGCGCTACATGCTGCGCTACCGCTACGAGGACCGCATGCGGCTGATCGGCCCGAACTGCGCCGGCGTCATCACGCCCGGACAGGCGCTGATCGGCATCATGCCCGGCAGCATCTATCTGCCTGGCCGCGTCGGCATCGTCGGCCGCTCCGGAACGCTCGGCTACGAGGCGGCGTCGCAGATGAAGTCGCTCGGCATCGGCGTCTCGACCAGCGTCGGCATCGGCGGCGACCCGATCAACGGCTCGTCCTTCAAGGACATGCTGAAACTGTTCGAACAGGATGACGACACCGACGCCGTGGTGATGATCGGCGAGATCGGCGGACCGCAGGAAGCCGAAGCGGCCATCTGGGCGCGCGACAACATGAGGAAGCCGCTGATCGCCTACATCGCCGGCCTCTCCGCCCCCAAAGGCCGCCGCATGGGCCACGCCGGCGCCATCATCTCGGCCTTCGGCGAGTCGGCGCAGGAGAAGGTCGAGATTCTAAAGGACGCCGGGGTGATCATCGTGCCGACGCCGTCGTCGTTTGGTGAGGTGGTTGCAGAGACACTATCACGTATGAAGAAGGCCGCCTGA
- a CDS encoding malate--CoA ligase subunit beta, giving the protein MDIHEYQAKELLARHGVHVPRGGLAYSPEQATYRAREIGGSKWVLKAQVHSGARGKAGGIKLCANDEEISDAAEAMLGRKLVTQQTGPRGKLISRLYLEEAVDIAQELYVGFVLDRKEERVMIVASAAGGMEIEDIVEKAPNSILRTSVDPGVGMQRFQAREIAFGLGLDHNLIGKATETIFSCYRVFRDYDASMLEINPLVVTRDGNLIALDAKMSFDENALFRRPEISELRDKSQEDPRETFASDRGLSYVGLDGNIGCIINGAGLAMATMDMIKIAGGEPANFLDIGGGASPERVAKSFRAVLGDKNVETILVNIFAGINRCDWVAEGVIKAIREVGVNVPLVVRLSGTRAEEGRRILADSGEAVIVADTLAEAAEKAVAAWRAATKKKAA; this is encoded by the coding sequence ATGGACATCCACGAATATCAGGCCAAGGAACTGCTGGCACGCCACGGCGTGCATGTGCCGCGCGGCGGGCTGGCCTACAGCCCCGAGCAGGCAACCTACAGGGCGCGCGAGATCGGCGGCAGCAAATGGGTGCTGAAGGCGCAGGTGCATTCCGGCGCCCGCGGCAAGGCCGGCGGCATCAAGCTATGCGCCAATGACGAGGAAATCTCCGACGCCGCCGAAGCCATGCTCGGCCGCAAGCTGGTGACACAGCAGACCGGCCCGCGCGGCAAGCTGATTTCGCGCCTCTATCTCGAGGAAGCCGTCGACATAGCGCAGGAGCTCTATGTCGGCTTCGTCCTCGACCGCAAGGAAGAGCGCGTCATGATCGTGGCTTCGGCTGCCGGCGGCATGGAGATCGAGGACATCGTCGAAAAGGCGCCGAACTCCATCCTGCGCACATCGGTCGATCCCGGCGTCGGCATGCAGCGTTTCCAGGCGCGCGAAATCGCCTTCGGGCTCGGCCTCGACCACAATCTGATCGGCAAGGCGACCGAGACCATCTTCAGCTGCTACCGGGTGTTCCGCGACTACGACGCCTCGATGCTGGAGATCAATCCGCTGGTGGTGACCCGCGACGGCAATCTGATCGCGCTCGACGCCAAAATGTCGTTCGACGAGAACGCGCTGTTCCGACGGCCGGAAATCTCCGAGCTGCGCGACAAAAGCCAGGAAGATCCGCGCGAAACTTTTGCCAGCGACCGTGGCCTCTCCTATGTCGGCCTCGACGGCAACATCGGCTGCATCATCAATGGCGCCGGGCTGGCGATGGCTACCATGGACATGATCAAGATCGCCGGCGGCGAACCGGCCAACTTCCTCGACATCGGCGGCGGCGCCTCGCCCGAGCGGGTGGCCAAATCCTTCCGCGCCGTGCTCGGCGACAAGAATGTCGAGACCATACTGGTCAACATCTTTGCCGGCATCAACCGCTGCGACTGGGTCGCCGAAGGCGTCATCAAGGCGATACGCGAGGTCGGCGTCAACGTGCCGCTGGTGGTCCGTCTCTCCGGCACCAGGGCCGAGGAGGGTCGCCGCATCCTGGCCGATTCCGGCGAGGCGGTGATCGTTGCCGACACGCTGGCCGAAGCCGCCGAAAAAGCCGTCGCCGCCTGGCGCGCGGCCACCAAGAAAAAAGCAGCCTGA
- a CDS encoding CoA ester lyase yields MSHTINHLKKLRLQRSELAVPGSSPEMIDKAANSAADFIFLDIEDAVAPPHKERARKNIIQALNDIDWRAKGKTVSVRINGLDTHYMYRDVVDVMEQAGDRLDTILVPKVGVPADLYMVEAMVNQIEMAKGFRTRVGLEALIETALGMANVEAIAATPGRLEAMHFGVADYAASCKARTVNIGGLNPDYPGDQWHFALSRMTVACRAYGLRAIDGPFGDFSDPEGYIAGARRAAALGIEGKWAIHPSQIALANDVFSPPEKEVTRARRILEVLKEAEAQGKGAAALDGKMIDAASERMARNVLVVNEAIERAGQFSSEPRVATH; encoded by the coding sequence ATGAGCCACACCATCAACCACCTGAAGAAACTCCGCCTGCAGCGCAGCGAGCTGGCGGTTCCCGGCTCCAGCCCGGAAATGATCGACAAGGCGGCGAACAGCGCCGCCGACTTCATCTTCCTCGACATCGAGGACGCCGTTGCCCCACCCCACAAGGAGCGCGCCCGCAAGAACATCATCCAGGCGCTCAACGACATCGACTGGCGCGCCAAGGGCAAGACCGTCTCGGTGCGCATCAACGGCCTCGACACGCACTACATGTACCGCGACGTGGTTGACGTCATGGAGCAGGCCGGTGACCGGCTGGACACCATTTTGGTGCCGAAGGTCGGCGTGCCGGCCGACCTCTACATGGTCGAGGCCATGGTCAACCAGATCGAGATGGCAAAGGGTTTCAGGACCCGCGTCGGCCTCGAAGCGCTGATCGAGACCGCGCTCGGCATGGCCAATGTCGAGGCGATTGCCGCGACACCCGGCCGGCTGGAAGCCATGCATTTCGGCGTCGCCGACTATGCGGCAAGCTGCAAGGCGCGCACGGTCAACATTGGCGGCCTCAACCCCGACTATCCCGGCGATCAGTGGCATTTCGCTCTGTCGCGCATGACCGTCGCCTGCCGCGCCTATGGCTTGCGCGCCATTGACGGGCCGTTCGGCGACTTCTCCGATCCGGAGGGCTACATCGCTGGCGCCAGGCGCGCGGCGGCGCTGGGCATCGAAGGCAAGTGGGCGATCCACCCCTCGCAGATCGCGCTTGCCAACGACGTCTTCTCTCCACCGGAAAAAGAGGTCACCCGCGCCCGGCGCATCCTCGAAGTGCTGAAGGAGGCGGAGGCGCAGGGCAAGGGCGCGGCGGCCCTCGACGGCAAGATGATCGACGCCGCGTCGGAACGCATGGCGCGCAATGTTCTGGTGGTCAACGAGGCAATCGAACGCGCCGGTCAATTCTCTAGTGAGCCGCGCGTCGCCACGCATTGA